A genomic window from Acinetobacter lwoffii includes:
- the uppS gene encoding polyprenyl diphosphate synthase — protein MTVAEENPRLPKHVAIIMDGNNRFAKKNQMQKGDGHREGKTVLDPIVEHCKKRNIQALTVFAFSSENWNRPQFEVELLMKLLVDTIHEQLPRMEKFNIALRFIGDRSRLSPELQGLMLHAEERTANFNSMTLTIAISYGGMWDMAQAAQRIASDVLTNKLDLDAINTDVFGQYVSLGDLPAVDLLIRTGGDFRLSNFLLWQAAYAELYFTETLWPEFTVEELDDALAVFGGRERRFGKTSEQIHQEKLEN, from the coding sequence ATGACCGTTGCTGAAGAAAATCCCCGTCTTCCGAAACATGTTGCCATCATCATGGATGGCAACAATCGTTTTGCCAAAAAAAATCAGATGCAGAAAGGTGATGGACACCGTGAAGGAAAAACGGTTCTGGATCCGATTGTTGAACACTGTAAAAAAAGAAATATCCAGGCTTTAACTGTATTTGCCTTTTCCAGTGAAAACTGGAATCGTCCACAGTTTGAAGTTGAATTGCTCATGAAATTGCTGGTTGACACCATTCATGAACAATTACCCCGCATGGAAAAATTCAATATTGCCTTACGCTTTATCGGTGATCGCAGCCGTTTGTCCCCAGAATTACAGGGGCTTATGTTGCATGCCGAAGAAAGGACTGCTAATTTCAATAGTATGACACTCACTATTGCAATCAGTTATGGTGGTATGTGGGATATGGCACAAGCTGCACAGCGAATTGCCAGCGATGTTTTAACAAATAAATTAGATCTTGATGCAATTAATACTGATGTATTTGGTCAATATGTCAGCCTTGGTGATTTACCTGCAGTTGATCTGCTGATTCGTACGGGTGGGGACTTCCGTCTGTCGAATTTCCTGTTGTGGCAGGCAGCCTATGCAGAGCTGTATTTCACTGAGACGCTATGGCCAGAATTTACCGTTGAAGAACTTGATGATGCACTTGCCGTATTTGGCGGGCGTGAACGTCGTTTTGGTAAAACATCAGAACAGATTCATCAGGAAAAACTTGAGAATTAA
- the frr gene encoding ribosome recycling factor yields MINDLKKDSEDRMNKTLESLEHGFAKVRTGRAHPSILNNVMVSYYGSDVPLNQVANVGVEDSRTLLIQPFERSMVSAIDKAIRESDLGLNPITADAIRVPMAALTEETRRDMQKVARNEAENAKVAIRNIRRDVLGDIKALLKEKEISEDEERRAADEIQKITDKFVAEVDKRLAAKEAELMKV; encoded by the coding sequence ATGATTAACGATCTTAAAAAAGACAGCGAAGACCGTATGAACAAAACTCTAGAATCTCTAGAGCATGGTTTTGCAAAAGTTCGTACCGGTCGTGCGCATCCATCAATTTTAAATAACGTGATGGTTTCTTACTATGGTTCAGACGTTCCATTGAACCAGGTGGCAAACGTAGGTGTTGAAGATTCACGTACTTTGTTAATCCAGCCTTTCGAACGTTCAATGGTTTCTGCAATTGATAAAGCGATTCGTGAATCTGACTTGGGTCTGAACCCAATTACAGCAGATGCGATTCGTGTACCGATGGCGGCGTTGACTGAAGAAACGCGTCGTGACATGCAAAAAGTTGCGCGTAATGAAGCAGAAAATGCCAAAGTAGCGATCCGTAACATCCGTCGTGATGTATTGGGCGATATCAAGGCTTTGTTGAAAGAAAAAGAAATTTCTGAAGACGAAGAGCGTCGTGCTGCTGACGAAATCCAGAAAATTACTGACAAATTTGTTGCTGAAGTTGACAAGCGCTTGGCTGCGAAAGAAGCTGAATTGATGAAGGTCTAA
- the pyrH gene encoding UMP kinase: MLDSKKPRFGRILLKLSGEALAGNKDMGIDAQVLDQMSLSIAHLVGLGVQVGIVVGGGNLYRGSQLQKDGLVGRVTGDQMGMLATVMNGLALRDALVRRNIKTRLMSALPIGAVVESYSSRDAIRYLTQGEVCVFVAGTGNPFFTTDTAACLRGIEIESDLILKATKVDGVYNKDPSKYDDAVKYDTLTFDQVLDEKLGVMDLTAICLCRDHNVPLQVFDMNKSGALLSVVMGEKEGTHVTN; this comes from the coding sequence ATGTTGGATTCTAAAAAGCCACGCTTTGGTCGCATCCTGTTAAAGCTTTCTGGTGAGGCGCTGGCAGGCAATAAAGACATGGGGATCGATGCACAAGTGCTCGATCAGATGTCACTTTCTATTGCGCACCTCGTGGGTTTAGGCGTACAAGTAGGTATTGTTGTGGGTGGTGGTAACCTGTATCGCGGTAGCCAGCTACAAAAAGATGGTCTGGTTGGCCGTGTAACTGGCGACCAGATGGGTATGCTGGCAACAGTCATGAACGGTTTGGCACTTCGCGACGCTTTGGTGCGCCGTAATATTAAAACCCGTTTAATGTCTGCATTGCCGATTGGTGCTGTAGTTGAGTCTTACTCAAGCCGTGATGCGATCCGTTACCTGACTCAGGGTGAAGTGTGTGTATTCGTGGCAGGTACAGGTAATCCGTTCTTTACGACAGATACTGCTGCTTGTTTACGTGGTATCGAAATCGAATCAGACTTGATTTTGAAAGCGACCAAAGTTGATGGCGTATATAACAAAGATCCAAGCAAATATGATGATGCGGTTAAATATGACACATTGACTTTTGACCAGGTTCTGGACGAAAAGCTGGGTGTAATGGACTTAACTGCAATCTGTTTATGTCGTGATCACAACGTGCCGCTACAAGTATTCGATATGAATAAATCTGGCGCATTGCTTTCCGTTGTGATGGGTGAAAAAGAAGGGACTCACGTTACCAATTAA